The genomic region ATGTCTGTGATCCGGAGCAGAGTGATGCAGCTCAAGCTCAACAAGAAATTAACGAGTTAAGGGAGAAAAGCGGCAATGCCGATTCCCCTGTCATTACAGTAGTCAATAAAAGTGATAAGTACGATTTCGAAAAACTCCTTCATCAATATGCAAATCTCCCCGGACTCGTATTACTCTCGGCGAAGGAGGTCCGAAACATAGAAGAGTTAAAAGCGAAACTGGCGGGAGCTGCCTTACTCGGCGGAGAAAACGGCGAACAAACCATCATCACCAGCGCGCGACATGCCGAAGCATTGCATATGGCAGCAGAGGCTCTGGAAAAAGTAATCGCCGGCATCCACCAACACCTCCCCACCGACCTCCTCGCCTTCGAACTCAAAGCCTCTCTTTTTCATCTCGGACAAATTACGGGAGAGATTTATACGGAGGATTTGTTGGGTAATATTTTTAGTAGGTTTTGTATTGGAAAGTAATTTGTTTTCCTTTATTATATAAATCATTGTTTTTCTATACTATACAAATATTATTTTCTTCTTTTTTGTTGTTTCCTTTCTGTTATTTGTCTTATTTTTGTTGTCAATTTGTTACTGAGCAACAAATTTTATGTTTCCAGCAACAAATTATTGATAGCTCATCAATAGGACAAATAGCAATAACACGTATAACCACGATAAATCATGAAAATCACAATACGAGAAAGAATAAGGGGCAATAAGATAAAACTATATCTCGACTGCTATCACAAAGGAATACGCAAGAATGAATCTCTAAATCTGGAACTTTTCCCAAAACCTGACAAAGGTAGTTTAAGTAAAGAGCAGAAAGAAGCAAACCGAGTTGCGAGATTAATGGCTGAGAAAATCAGTGCCAAAAGAATGCTTGAATATCACAATGACTTTCATGGATTTTCAACCCCAAAAAATCTGAATGGCAACTTCATCGATTATATTGAACATTTGGCGAGTATTAAGAATAATAGTGATGGAAACTTTGGAAACTGGGATAGTGCAGTAAAACATTTAAAGAAATATGCTACCGGAAAGGTTTCTTTTAATCAAGTAGATCAATCCTGGCTGGAAGGATTTAAAAATTATTTGCAGAAAAAGGCTGTAACATCTTCACAAAAGCCTTTGTCGCAGAATACGCAGTGCAGCTATTTTAATAAAGTTAGAGCAGCATTAAATCAAGCATTCAAAGAGGGCTTGATAAAAAAGAATCCTGCAGATATCGTAAGCAGCATTAAATCTCACGATCCGGAAAGGAATTTCCTTACCATGGAAGAGTTGAAGGCTTTATGGAAAACAGATTGCGAGATTCAAATTCTTAAAAACGCCTTCCTGTTTAGCGCAATTACAGGCTTAAGATGGTCTGACATTAATAAAATGGTATGGGCTGAAGTACTAACCGATGCTGACCACTACTCTATCCAATTTCGTCAACAAAAAACTAAAACTATGGAAAACCATCCTATATCTAAACAGGCTTTCGAGTTACTAGGCAACAAAGGAGAATTGGATGAAATGGTCTTTAAAGGATTAAAATACAGTGCCTGGTATAATTTAAAATTACAACAATGGGTAATGAGAGCCGGAATTAGCAAGCAAATCACTTTTCACTGTGCAAGGCATACCTATGCCACTTTACAATTAACAGCCGGAACAGATATATATACCGTTTCCAAACTTCTAGGTCATAAAGACTTGAAAACAACTCAAATTTATGCCAAAGTCATTGACCAGAAGAAAATTGATGCAGCAGAGAGGGTAACAATTGAAATCTAAAAATACACCCCAATCAATATGAAAACGCAAACAACTCAAGATTCAGAGCATTCAATACTCTTTGACCTAACAAAATTTGAAAGTGATTCCCACTTTATCAAGTTTATAACGACTGATATTTTTATTGGCGAAACTTTCCACAAACAATTTTATTTGCCTAACATAGAACACTCGGCCATAAATAAATTATTGAGAAAACACAAAATAGATACTGAACTGGACAAGTATTTTTACTGGAGTTTTATCTGCTTTGACTGGCTTAAAGAACATCACATTGATAGCAAAGAATATTCTGAAAAACAAGTAACTTTTTTCCGAGGATTAAAAGACTATTACGAATTGTTATCCCAATTGAATAAAGATCAGATAACCTTGGTAGAAGTAATATACACCTTTAAATCATCATCCAAAAAAAAGCAATCAATTTTATTTCAAGATGGTACTATTTTGGATCTAATAAAAAAAGAAACAAACAAAACTCAAGCTGAGGTTGAACTTCAAAAGGTAGAAAAAATACTCAAGAATTATGTGAATGGTTCTACTGCGTTGACTAGCAAAAAAGAAATACTCATTATGATACATGTTTTAAACTTGCGTGAAATTTTAAAAAATCAAAGGTCACCTGCCAGTAAAAAGCAGTTTAACAGTGAAAGTATAAACTATCTAGTCGGAAACCTAATGCAACATGCTGGTATTATTAAAATTACAGAAAATGATTCGAAAAAAAGCATTAGTGGTAACGTCAGAACAAGGATTAACTCCTTCAATAAAATGATAAAAGAGGGTAAATAAGGGCTTTTGTGGTATCACCTTTTAACAATTGTGAACTTTTTCTCGATCCGGAAAAACATATAGCATTTCAATATTTCTACAAAAAGCACATTAAAAAGTGGATTTTTTTAAGTGAAAATTTATTTTATTTTTTCCACAAATTTGGCTTTTTCTCTTCCTTTCTTTGCGAAGTCAAAACAAAAACGCAAAATGAATACTCAGCAAATCTTAAATGAACTTACCGAAATTAAAAAAGCGATTGAGGAACAAGGCACCTTTTTCAAACCGGTACTAAATTTTGAAGAAACATGTAAGTATCTTCAATTTAGCAGGTCACACCTGTACAAACTTACATCAAGAAAAGAGATTCCTCACTTTTGTCCCAGTGGCAAGAAACTTTACTTTAATAGGGAAGAATTAGATCATTGGCTACAACGTTTTAGGCAAAAAGCAACTGAAGAAATTGACGTAATGGCTGAAGACTATGTAAATAAGAAAACTGGAACAGCCCTTTAGAAACTTGTAGACCAACAAACTTATTAAAATTTTGACCTAACATGTAGAAAAGGTCATACCCCCTTTTCCAAAAATCTCATCTCACTTATTGTATTTCAAATAAAGCCCATAACGGGTCATGGAAATCCTATGCTTAAAAATTAACTAGAAAAAATAAATGAAATCATAAATAAACATGTGTAAATCGACACTATTTGAAAATTTCATTACTCCCATTGCTAATGATGACAAATCACAAACACCGCCAAACAGCGTGTTTAAAAACATATTGCCCATAAATTAACATAAACACTTCATAAAAATGAAAAAGGAAAACACATCAATTCTAAATGCCAAGTCAGATTTTGATCTTAATACTTCAAACGATAATCCTCGATTTTCTGATTCGGTAGAGAATCTATTAGAAGAATTTAAAGATCATAAAACAAATCCTTTTATTTGGTCCGGAATAATGAAAGGCTCATTTGGCTTCGTCTATGGTCCACCCAAGTCCGGGAAAACAATCTTCTGTGAAAATTTGGCTTTGGCCATTGCAAGCGGCGAGTCAACCTTTTTCAATATTCCAATTCAATTAACGCGTCAAAAAACCCTATTTATATCCATGGAAGAACGAATTGAACCCAGGTTAGAAAGAATTGAAAAACAAAAAAAGCACTTAAAAACACCATTAAGGAATAACCTGAATCTTTCCAGGGGGGAATTACCAAATTGGATTTGTTGTCCATCAGAATGGGAAATCCTCAAAAAATCTATAGCAGAAAGCGGAGCAACCTTTGTGGTTATTGATAGTCTGGGTAGATTGCATAAAGGAAAAATTGAAGAAAGCGATGTTGCAAAAGAAATAGCGATAAAACTAAGAACTCTAACTCATGAGCTTAAAATAACTTTATTAGTTATCCATCATACCCCTAAATTAAATGGAAAACCAATTACATTAGATAGTTTAGCAGGAAGCAGGTTGCTCGCCCAAGAAGCAGATTTTACGTTTGGAATAAATAGAACACAAGATGGTATACGATACTTAAAAGAAGTTTCCTTCAGATATAAGTCAGAGGACGCAGAGACGGTCGGTACATTTAAAATTAACGAAAACTGTATCATTGAAATTGGGGTTAGAATCTCAGAAGATTCATTATTAAAACAATCGGATAATAGATATAACGACATCAATTTACAAAAAGTCTTCAAACTGATAGAGCAATTAACTGAAAACGGAAAAAAAACCGTAGCTACCCAGGAACTTAAAGATGATTTAGTTAACAGTGGTAAAATTAGCAGCCCCACATTCTATAAACATATAAAAACCTTAGAAGGAAGTGGTAAAATAAAAAAACTCAAAAAGGTGAATATATCATAATACCTTAACTAACTTAATTTACTAAAAAAATTAAAGAAGAACTTTTATTATCCTCATGAGAAAATGATAGGTTTAAAGTTTTCAAAACCTGTCATTTTTGAATGAGGCGCCGCCGGCAGGGCCTATCCTAGAACACAAAAAAATACTTATTCTGGTGGTCTTTAATATTATTGATTTAAGTAAAAAATTAATATATGTAACTGTATATCAATTATATATAATTTAATTTGTAAATTAAGCTAGTTAAGTTAATAAGAGTATTTCACAATATATTTGTTTCTTAATGGAATGCTACCAATATTAGCTGAATGAGATAGAAATATTGATCCATATCGTTTGAATATTTCCTCTCAAGTGAAACCTGAAAATAAGTAAAATTAATATTTGTGGCAACAAATAAACATGCTTTGATTAGATACCATGCTTTGGACCAGTGTTTCAGTAACCCTGGGAAAAGGTATTTTATTGATGACCTTATAGCTGTATGTAATGATGCCTTGTATGCTTATACCGGGGCTTCTGAAGGGGTAAAAAGAAGGCAAATATTTGAGGATATAAAATTCATGGAAAGTGAGCAAGGCTGGTCTGTGCCTCTTGAGCGTTTTAAAGATGGCAAACAAGTATATTATCGTTATTCCGAAAGGAATTATTCGATAAAAAACCAAGTTGTAAATGAATCAGAAGCTAAGCAGTTAAAGGAGACTTTATCAATTCTCACAAGATTCAAAGGCATGCCTCAATTTGAGTGGATGGAAGAAATGCTTATTAGAATTGAATCCGCATTTAACCTAAAGGATAGCACTAGCGTCATAGTAGGATTTGAACATAATCCATACTTAAAAGGCTTAAACCACTTTACAGAAATATTTAATTCAATCCACTACAAAAGGGTGCTCAAAATTGAATATCAAGGATTTAAACAAATTAAGTCATCACAAGTAATTTTCCATCCTTATTTTTTAAAACAATACAACAGCAGGTGGTTCCTTTTTGGCTACAATGAAGCCTTTAATGCTATTAGCAATTTAGCCTTAGACCGTATAGTTAGCTTAAAAGCCATCGGCAAGAAATACCAAGAAAATGATGCTATAAACTTTGAGGAGTATTTCGATGATGTAGTTGGTGTAACAGTTTCAGAATCGTATAAACCAATAATAATCCAACTGGAAATTGCAAAATCCCTCTGGCCCTATATTGAAAGTAAACCTATCCATGGATCTCAACGAATCATTTCTAAAAAACAAAGCAATGTCATTATTGAACTCGAAGTACACATTAATTATGAATTAATAACAACAATTTTTTCTTTCGGTGAAGGGATAAAAGTACTGCAACCGGAAGAAGTGCGGGTCGGTATTATGAACAAGGCAAATGCCTTATTAAACAACTATTTATAACCTATGCACATCCACTGCACACATACCATTCATCTTTGCTTCGTCAAATTAAATACTTATTTTTTATGATGAAAGAAATTAAGCCAGAAGATAATAATCCATTAGCAGAATTGAAAAACAACTTTTGGAAGGCAATGAACCTATTTAGAGGTTTTATTGATGTTAAAGATTATTCCTTTATTCTATATCTTTTATTGCTAAATAGAAATGGTATTTTTAAGGATTTCATATTTTCTGATGAATATGATTTGAAACAACAATTTGAATCTAAACTGCAAAATTTAAACGGTGAAACTGGTGAGTTTCTAAAAGATATTTACCGTTTGTATCCTAATACCTTAAAACATTTAAACCCTGGATTGCTTCATGAACTATTTAAATTTATTACTTCAATAGATCAGAATGTTTTAGAAAATCACTTCGGTGAAATCTTTGATGACTTATTATTTATGCTGTCAAAGTGGCAAGGGCGTTTTGCTGGTGAATTTATGTTGCCTTTGGAACTAAGTAGATTTGTTTGCGGTTTAGCAGAATTACCTCCTAATGCAAAAGTGTACAATCCCTTTTCCGGTGCAGCATCTTTTGGTACTTGTTTGGATAATGATAAGTTCTATATTGGTCAGGAAAGTAATTTTAGCTTATGGGCAATTGGCAAAATGAGAATTATAGCTCATGACAGAGAACGTAATTCCAAATTGTTTTTTAGTGATTCCATTCATGATTGGAATCCAACAAAGAAGGTTGAATCAAGCAAGCCGGAAGACATTCTATTATATACATCTACAAAAGATAAATTTGATTTAATAATTTCAAATCCGCCATTTGGCGTCAGAATTTCTTCACCAATTAATGGTCAATTTGGAAGTATAAGAAATTTCGAACAATTTCTTATCGAAAACGGACTAGCTGATTTAAAGCATGATGGAAAATTGATTGCTGTATTGCCTCAGCGATTTTTATTCAGTGCAGGTACGGACAAAATTCTTCGTCAATTTCTGGTCGATAATGATCTATTGGAAAAAGTAATTTCCTTTCCGAGTGGCTTGTTGATTCATACCGGTGTTTCTTTAGCAGTAATTGTTCTCAATAAGAACAAAAAGGAAAAAGGCGTTGTGCGTTTTATTGATGCAAAGCAATGTGTCGAAATTACTTCGGCTAGAGAAAGGCACTTAAATGATAAACTACTAAGCAATATTGTTAAAAGCTCATTAGAATCTGAAAGTTTAAGAATTATCTCAAATAGCACGATAAGTTCCTTTGAATATAATTTGGATGTCCCTAGGTATTTTCTAAAAAATACGATGGAGTGACTTTAGGCGAATTAGGCACCTTGATGCGCTCTCAAAGAGCCGCTGAAGGTCAAAAGGGAAAATTTATACGTATTCGGGATTTAAAAGATAATGCTATAGATTATCAGATTTCAACAGGTATTTTGGACGATGTGGAGATTCCTCGTCATGCACAGAAAATAACTGAGTCTTGTTTGTTACTGGCAAGTCGCTGGAAATCATTAAAGCCCACTTTTTTTGAATATACAGACACCTCTATTTATATAAGCGCGGATATACTTGCTTTTAAGGTTGATCAAACTAAATGTGATGTATTTTTTTTAATTAATGAGCTTAATTCTCGTTATGTTTCTGAGCAACTTGATTCATTGAGAACCGGTGATATTATACCAATGATCCGCAGGGAAGATTTGCTTTCAATTGTTATTTCATTACCATCGCTCGATGATCAAAGCCTCGATAAACAAAGAACAATTGTTAAACAAAGGTTAGTTGCTTTATCGGAGGAAAAAAGAAAGAGCTAAACTTGTTTAACACGATTCATGGATTAGAAACAGAGATAATTGAACAAAACACGTATTTGCGCCATACATTAGCCGGTCCTTCTTCCAACTTAAAGGATTCTATATCCAACATCAAAAAGATACTCCTCACTAAAGTGATTCCTGCTCATCCTGATTTACTTGAATTAAAAATTAGCGATAAGCATTTGGTCACATTAGGTGAGTACCTTGAAATTATTGAACGAGATGCTTCAAAGATTGTATCCGCTGTATCAAGTCATTTGAAAGTTGATTCGGGTATTGATGCAAAAAAACTAAGGCCAATGGAAATAACTGACTTTTTTGTTAAATATACAGCTGAGTATAATGATAGACGCGACTTGAATTTTAAAGTTGAATTTACGTATGATAAGGAAGTTTTTATTGATCAGAATGGCGAAAGGATAAAAACATTCATTTCGGCCAATGATGATTTAGTTCGTGATCTTTTTGATAATCTTATTGACAATGCGGTCAAACATGCATTCTCTTCTGAAAGCAATAATCGAATAGAAATATTTCTAATGAAAAACACTGATAATGAAGATCAGGATGAGATTACCATTTTATTTTCTAATACTGGCAATCCTTTCCCCGAAGATTTTACCGCAAATGATTTCATTCGTAAAGGTTCTAAGTTTGGCACTAATTCAGGCGATGGATATGGCGGTTATTACATTAATGAAATAATCAAAAAATTGGGTGGCGATTTTGAAATAATAGATGAAACGGGTCCTGAAGGGCTGCCTGATACTGAACTTGTCACCAGTTTTGAAATTAATTTTCCAATAATTGAAACCGAAGAAAATGGCTAAATACAAGGTGATTTGGTTTGAGGATGAACATGATGCACTTAATATTATTAGAGAAAAAGCTTTTCTAAACGACATTGAGTTAGTAGGTTTCACTAACGCATATGATGGTATTGAAGAGCTTAAAAACAATCCAAAGAAATATCGTGCAGCCATTGTTGACGGAAAGTTTTATCAGAAACCAGGTCAGTCTGGCGATGTGCTTAATGACAAAGCGCTATTTGATGCGGGTACTTTTTTGACTAAAAACCTACCCTGGTTTATTCTATCCGGTCAAATTAGTTTT from Bacteroidota bacterium harbors:
- a CDS encoding site-specific integrase, producing MKITIRERIRGNKIKLYLDCYHKGIRKNESLNLELFPKPDKGSLSKEQKEANRVARLMAEKISAKRMLEYHNDFHGFSTPKNLNGNFIDYIEHLASIKNNSDGNFGNWDSAVKHLKKYATGKVSFNQVDQSWLEGFKNYLQKKAVTSSQKPLSQNTQCSYFNKVRAALNQAFKEGLIKKNPADIVSSIKSHDPERNFLTMEELKALWKTDCEIQILKNAFLFSAITGLRWSDINKMVWAEVLTDADHYSIQFRQQKTKTMENHPISKQAFELLGNKGELDEMVFKGLKYSAWYNLKLQQWVMRAGISKQITFHCARHTYATLQLTAGTDIYTVSKLLGHKDLKTTQIYAKVIDQKKIDAAERVTIEI
- a CDS encoding helix-turn-helix domain-containing protein, whose protein sequence is MNTQQILNELTEIKKAIEEQGTFFKPVLNFEETCKYLQFSRSHLYKLTSRKEIPHFCPSGKKLYFNREELDHWLQRFRQKATEEIDVMAEDYVNKKTGTAL
- a CDS encoding AAA family ATPase, with product MKKENTSILNAKSDFDLNTSNDNPRFSDSVENLLEEFKDHKTNPFIWSGIMKGSFGFVYGPPKSGKTIFCENLALAIASGESTFFNIPIQLTRQKTLFISMEERIEPRLERIEKQKKHLKTPLRNNLNLSRGELPNWICCPSEWEILKKSIAESGATFVVIDSLGRLHKGKIEESDVAKEIAIKLRTLTHELKITLLVIHHTPKLNGKPITLDSLAGSRLLAQEADFTFGINRTQDGIRYLKEVSFRYKSEDAETVGTFKINENCIIEIGVRISEDSLLKQSDNRYNDINLQKVFKLIEQLTENGKKTVATQELKDDLVNSGKISSPTFYKHIKTLEGSGKIKKLKKVNIS
- a CDS encoding WYL domain-containing protein, producing MATNKHALIRYHALDQCFSNPGKRYFIDDLIAVCNDALYAYTGASEGVKRRQIFEDIKFMESEQGWSVPLERFKDGKQVYYRYSERNYSIKNQVVNESEAKQLKETLSILTRFKGMPQFEWMEEMLIRIESAFNLKDSTSVIVGFEHNPYLKGLNHFTEIFNSIHYKRVLKIEYQGFKQIKSSQVIFHPYFLKQYNSRWFLFGYNEAFNAISNLALDRIVSLKAIGKKYQENDAINFEEYFDDVVGVTVSESYKPIIIQLEIAKSLWPYIESKPIHGSQRIISKKQSNVIIELEVHINYELITTIFSFGEGIKVLQPEEVRVGIMNKANALLNNYL
- a CDS encoding N-6 DNA methylase, whose protein sequence is MMKEIKPEDNNPLAELKNNFWKAMNLFRGFIDVKDYSFILYLLLLNRNGIFKDFIFSDEYDLKQQFESKLQNLNGETGEFLKDIYRLYPNTLKHLNPGLLHELFKFITSIDQNVLENHFGEIFDDLLFMLSKWQGRFAGEFMLPLELSRFVCGLAELPPNAKVYNPFSGAASFGTCLDNDKFYIGQESNFSLWAIGKMRIIAHDRERNSKLFFSDSIHDWNPTKKVESSKPEDILLYTSTKDKFDLIISNPPFGVRISSPINGQFGSIRNFEQFLIENGLADLKHDGKLIAVLPQRFLFSAGTDKILRQFLVDNDLLEKVISFPSGLLIHTGVSLAVIVLNKNKKEKGVVRFIDAKQCVEITSARERHLNDKLLSNIVKSSLESESLRIISNSTISSFEYNLDVPRYFLKNTME
- a CDS encoding ATP-binding protein, whose product is MFNTIHGLETEIIEQNTYLRHTLAGPSSNLKDSISNIKKILLTKVIPAHPDLLELKISDKHLVTLGEYLEIIERDASKIVSAVSSHLKVDSGIDAKKLRPMEITDFFVKYTAEYNDRRDLNFKVEFTYDKEVFIDQNGERIKTFISANDDLVRDLFDNLIDNAVKHAFSSESNNRIEIFLMKNTDNEDQDEITILFSNTGNPFPEDFTANDFIRKGSKFGTNSGDGYGGYYINEIIKKLGGDFEIIDETGPEGLPDTELVTSFEINFPIIETEENG